Genomic segment of Vibrio azureus:
TAGTGTAGAGACTTTTGAATAAATAAGTGTGATTACTTTGATGCTGGCTTTTTTATACCTGCCACCAAGCCACCGAAAGTACGAGCGCCCGACGGAAAACGCACTCCTCCTCCCCACCTGTGACGTTTTTGATCTCGTTTTTTCGTAATTTTTATTCAGGGCAATTAGGCTATCTACGGAAGGCACCAAGCTACCGCGAGCCCTTGAAATGTGGCAAGGTACCACCAAAATTGGTGTCAAAGTTAAAGGATACCTATATCCTAAACAAACGGTTTACCCTTTAGAATAAGAGAATTAACTATGAAAATGTATTTTGTTTGGAGACTTGAATTTGGTACAAGAATAACTCCTTATAGTTATTGTGATACTCCAGCATTTAAAGACTGCGACCCTTTAGGGGGAGTTTTATTTGACGATGGTGGGTTGGGCTTTGAGGAAGTGCTCGAAAGAACTAAAAATGGAATTGAAGATACTAAGAAAGTTATTGAAGGCCAAATTGAAAAAGGAGAGATACATACTGAAACATTCTATGCAGAGATTGGTAGAGAGCGTACGGAAATCTCTTTCAATTTTGATGAATCATATAATCAATTTATCTCGACAACGATCTTTTTAAAAATTCTTACCGAATGGTATGAGTTTATCAAACTTCCTCCTCAAAAAGAGGTTACTAAAGAAGTCGAATTTTAAAGGTTCACTGCAAGAGTGAAAGAGATCTCTGAGGCGCTCATTTGGGCGCCTTAATTTATGCATAAAAGTTTTAATTAAAGTTTGGTGCATCATCAATCCTGAACTGGGTCACCGAAAGTACGAGCGCCCGACGGAAAATACACTCCTCCTCCCCACCTGCGACGTTTTTGATCTCGTTTTTTCGCAACTTTTATTCAGTGCAATTAGGTTATCTAGGAAAGTCGCCAGCCTGCCGCGAGCCCTTTAGAAATCATGGGGGATAGGGAATAGTTGAGGCGCTAAGAATGGCTTACAGAGGTCGAGAGAAAATTGCGAAGAGTGCAAAAAATTGCAAGAAATTGAAATTTTAACGATCAGGGTTGATCTGATTGGTTTGGCTAAGTTGTTGAAATTAAATGGGCTGTGTATTTTAGGTCACTTTTTTGATGATCATTTGTGTTTTTTTGATGATCTCTTAGGCGAGGTGTCAGCCCTTAGTTTGTAAGGGCTGAGGGCAATAATACAGTGCAAAACAAAATTGCAAAAAACTTCGCTGCAGTTACTTGGCGGCATTCTCAAGATTAAAGACCAAATGCAGACTTTTGGGCACTTCTGGGTCGCTGTTTACGGCGTCCATGAACATCTCACACGCTGGGATAACTTCATTTTTGCAGTAGACATAATCAAATTTGATTGGGTCGCCTCGCGTGCCGCCATTGGGAATGATGGCGGCCAGCTCGACGGGGAAGCGATGACCTGTGATCACCTCCTGCGCGGTCACGTTCTTAATCTTTTCGTATTCATCCTTGGTGGCAATGTCACCAACGGGGATAAGTTGGATCCCTTTTTCATTACCGTTAGGAATATTGACGAACATAGAACGAAAGTTACCCACGCCGCGGCTTGAGGCCATCTTTTCTTTGAGATCTTCCTCATCTTCTTTGCTTAGGTTTGGGTCGGTGGCGTAGAAGATAAAGCCCATGTGCAAGCCGTTCTTGTAGTAGCGGCGACGAAAGGTGGTCGAGTCTTGGCTTAACAAGGCCGACTGAACACAACCAAGGTAATCTGGCCCGCCATAGACTTGCTGAACAGGGTCATACTGTTTGATGAAAATGATGTCTTCTTTCTTGTAACTCTTCTGTTTGTTGTCGCGTTCTAAAAACGCAAAATCGCCATTTTTGCGTTTGCGTAAATAGATGGAAGGGATGGGCCAAAGGCCGACAACTTGGCCAAAGTAATTGCGCAGTTTTAAAATGGCGGTATCACCGAACTCTAAAAAGTCGTGGACGGCGGATTGCATCTGCTGCTTTTGCATACCGCCTTGAAGGTAACGACCTGCGATCATGTTGCGACGAGCCATTAAAATCGAGCCATGATAGGCGTTGGCTCTGGTCAGTTTATTTAGGCCGGCTCTATCGAGTGGCGGCTCCCAATAATTCCCATCGTCGTTGTAGTACAGTTCGCTGTATTCGTAGTTGGTGAAATCACGATTCATGATTTCGGGTTCACCAAAGCTAAAGATTAAGCTTTCATCCTTGGTGGTCGATTGAGTGATGGTTTCCGTTGTCTTTTGCGTCATAGGTTTACATCTGCCAAGTTGATTTACGTTTTTCAGTGTGATCGAGAGGCTCGTTGATACAGGCGTGTGAAATGGCCCAAAAGGCATCAGCATGGCCTGTTAATTCGCTGCGCTCGGCTTTAAACGTCATGTTGTTGCCGCTGTTGGTGGGCGCCCGTTTGATCGCCATGAAGGCCATTGCGATGTCTTTATGCTCTGCATCGAATTGAATTCGATTGGCCTCAACGACATCAATCATTTTCATGACCAAACGGTTTTTACTTTCGTTACTGTATTGAATGGCCACGGTTTCTCTGGGGTGCTTTTTGCTGATTAAGTCATAGACGCCCGCGCCAATGCCCGTGGTATCTATCCCTAAGTAGCTGACGTTGTAACGCTCAAAGACTTTGGACACTTGTTGGGCCTGGTATTGAAAGTTCAAGCCTTTCCAGTAGTGCTTTTCCAGAACTCGGAACTTTTCAACCGCGACAATTGGTGGGGCAATCACCACCAAACAGGCGTTATCTCGGGTGCGACTTGGGTCGTACCCTAACCACACTTCGCGTCGGCCAAACGGGGATTCATCATTGGGTTTGAAGTCTTGCCAACGGCTAATGTCCACCATGGCTTTTTCGAGCGCCGAAAACTTAAAGACTGAGCTGGCGCCATCAACGAAAATGCACATGAACAGATTATCGAAATCATCCTTGCTGTATTCGTCGCGCAGTTCATCAATATCAAAAAGCTCACAGCCTCCTGCGGCCGCATCCTCAATCGTGACCACATAGCGCCATTGTTTGTCGGGACAAAGGCGACCACCATCGCGATAGTCATCAAAGGTCGGAAACTCAATATTGGCGCGGGTTTCTCGGCCTCGACGCCATTGTTCGCCTGTCCAAAATGGATACGCCTGGTGCGTCTTCGCTGAAGGGGTCGAAAAATACGTTTTGCGCCAGTTCTTATGAGTTGCCATGGCGGAAGCCAGTTTATTGAGCTCATCGAATTTCGGTATCCAGAAATACTCATCTACATACACATGGCCATGGTAACTTTGCGCGGTTTTCGAGTTGGTCGATAAAAATCGAAGCTCGGCCCCGTTGGATAGAATGATTGGGTTACCCGTTAACTCAACGCCTAAAAATTCTTCAGCAATGGCGATGATGTAACTTCGAAAGACCTCCGCCTGTGCGCGGGAGGCCGATAAGAATATTTGGTTGTCGCCCGTTAAGATCGCATTTTCTAAGGCTTCACCACTGAAATAATAGGTCGCGCCAATCTGGCGAGACTTGAGGATATTCCTGATCCGTTGATGCAGGTTCTTACGCATCGTGTGTTGGTATTCAAACAGCGAGGAATGCCAGTTGGTGAAATGGTCCTCGGAGAGGTGAGCAATATTGTTTTTCTTACTTTTCTTCTTTGGTTGGCTTTTTTGAGGTGGCTGGGAACGCGCGCTTTTGCTTTTCGGTGGCTTCACCGTTTCTTTGTCTGCAGAGGGCGCATTCTCGCTGACAGGTTGAGATTGAGCGTTGAATTTTTTCAGTTGTACATGGTGCTTGATGAGCCTATCAAGCATATCGAGCTGGCTTTTTGTCGGGTTTTCCAACTCAAGTAAGGTTTCAATTCTGCGCGCAATCGACTCATCAATGGTTTGCTCGCGCAGCATGTCACGCCATCCGTATTTGTCAGCCCAGTGATAAAGAATTCGGGTGCTGTTCAAACCTAATTCGGAAGCGATTTCTTTGGGGGTCCAAGCCTTTAAATAAAGGGCTCGGGCCGCGTGTCGTGTTTCGGGAGTATATGCCATGAGCCCATGATAAGCCCAGTTAACCCCCTAAATTGCATAGCAAAATTCGGATGGGTTCGGATATCGGCCATATCCGAATTATTCGGAATTGAAGTGGCTGAAACGCGTGATTCAAAGGCGTATTGTGAACACCAGAAACACAAACTGACCAATGAAAATTAGGTAAACACTCAAATGGCAAAAATCAGTGATTGGAAGATTGTAGCAACAGAAGGGCCCACGGTAGATGGTCGCAAGATCACCCGCGAATGGCTGACGCAGATTGCAGAAAATTACGCCCTGAGTGAATTCACCGCGTTGATTTGGCCAGAGCATAGGCGCTTTGGCGGTTACGGCAGTAACTGGGGCAAAGTACTGGAAGTCAAAGCCGAAGAAGTGGACGGCAAAATGCGCTTGTTTGCCAAGCTTGAACCAAACCAATACTTACTTGAAGCCAATAAGCTTGGGCAAAAGCTGTTTACCTCCATAGAGCCGAATCCAGATTATAAAGGGCAAGGAAAGTGCTACCTAATGGGGCTAGCCGTGACCGATTCCCCGGCGTCCTCTGGGGTGTCATTACTTCAGTTTTCACGACAAGAAGGCCACACCACACAGCTCAGTTGCAGCCAACTGGAAGCCATTAACTTAGATGAATGTTATTCCAAAACCGAGCGCTTTTTTGCCCTATGTAATGCCTTTTTTAATTCTGGTGATGAACAACCAGAGCGAGCACCTGATCCTGAACCAGAGGAAGAAGAAGTGACAGAAGAACAACTCAAAGCGGCACTGCAAGAGCAGTTTAGCATCATGAAAGGTGAGCTAAAGGATGAGCTGAAACAAGAGTTCAACCAGCAAGCGCCAACATCGAGCGAGCCGCAAGGCCAACCCGAAGATGACGTTCAAACCCTCTCTTTAGAGCAGTTTTCCAGTGAATTGGAGAAGCAGCTAGCGCCTGTGACCGAGCAAGTGAAAAACCTTGAAACCCAGTTTGCCGAGTTAAAGCAAGAAAAACCCGACCAAAAGCCAAGTGAAGAAGGCAATGGCGGCGAATCAATCGTGGAGGTGGTGTAAATGCTTAATGCAATATCGACTCAGTATTTAGAAGAGTATTGCCAAGCGGTGGCCCAAGCGGGCGGGGTGGCCGATGCCTCCAAACAATTTAATATCACCCCAGTGATGGAAACCAAGCTTCGCCAAGCCATTATTGAATCGGATGCGTTTCTAAACCGCATCTCGAATATTTTGGTTGACCAAATTAAAGGCCAAGTGATTGATGTGGGCGACGGTGGATTGCTGACAGGCCGCGTGAAAGATGGCCGTTTTATGGCCTCCCTCGACCAAAGCGGTAACACCTACGAGTTAGTTGAAACGGACTCCGGTGCCCATATCAACTGGATCACCATGACCATTTGGGCCAACTCGGGCGGGAAAGGTCAGTGGATGAAGCTGATGAACAACGCCATTACCCGTAATTTTGCCTTGGACAAACTGCGCATTGGTTTTCATGGCACGTCGATTGCGGGTGAAAACACGGACCCAGAAGCGAACCCAATGGGTGAGGACGTCAACAAAGGTTGGCTGCAACTGGCCAAAGAGAAAGCGTCAGCCCAAGTGTTATCCGAGGCCAAACTCGATTCAAAAGGCGAGACGGAAGGCGCTTATCGCAACCTCGATTCCTTGGTCAATGATCTCATCAACACCACTATCCATGAAGTGCATCAAGGCGATCCAGATTTGGTGGTGCTGCTTGGTCGTAATTTGGTGGCCGCAGAGCAGCATCGTTTGCTGGAATCGGCGGAAGTCCCGACCGAACACAAAGCCGCGCAAAGTTTAGCGAAGACCGTGGCAGGCAAAACGGTGTACACGCCGCCTTTTTTCCCACCGGATATGGTCTGGGTGACGAACTTAGCCAACCTGCAAATCCTGACTCAGAAAGGGACCCAATGGCGCAAGTCTCGCAATGAAGAAGACCGCAAGCGCTTTGAAACCTCTTATCTGCGTATGGAAGGTTACGCGGTCGGGAATTACCACAAGTTCGCAGCGATTGAAAAAGTCACGGTCGTTGAAGCGGAACAAGGTTAGGGGAAATTCATGGTCAGTCCATTAGCCAAGCTACGCCAACAAGCTTTAGCCAAACAACACAAGCAAGCCACACCCGAAAAAGGCAAGGTGGCGAATCCCAACAGTTTGCACCTGTTATTGGCAGAGCTTGAAAGCGATCTCAAAGTGCTCAGTGGTTTTAATCGAACCGATGAAAAAATCAATCATAAACGTGATGTGTTGGTACCGAAATATCGTCAAGCGGTCGAAGAGTACCTAGCAGGGGAGGAGCAATTTGATAACCCCTTGTTCACTCAGATGGTCATTTGGTTATTCGATATCGAAGAGTTAGACACAGCCATCCAATGGTGTGATATCGCGATTGCCCGTGGCTTAGACACGCCAGAGCGATTTAAACGTGACTTTGCCACCTTCTGCGCCGATGAAGTTTTATCTTGGTCAGAGCGTATGGCGGAGAAAGGCCAATCGATAGAGCCGTATTTCTCACAAGTGTTCGAGAAAGTGACCAACGATTGGACCATCAATGAAAAGCCAACGGCCAAGTGGCTCAAGTTCGCGGGTCTGCATTTACTTCGCAATGAGAAAGGCAAACCTCACGCGGCTTCGATTGGCGATATCGACACATTACAAACGTCTCGCGCACTCCTTCAAGAAGCGCATGAGCAATACGCCGCGATTGGTGTTGGGACCATGCTCGATAATATCGACCAGCGTATCCGCGCCTTAGAAAGTGGCGACAACCTTTGATTTAAACCAGCTCCTACGCCACCGCGCCTCGACTGACGAGGAAAAACCAATGCGTACCATTCGGTTTGTTCCGTCGAATCAGTGGCCAGAGGCGCACCTATTAAGGAAAGTACGATGTTTGATGGCAAACCCAGCCCCGCTTATCAAGATACCGACATCACCAACGATGGCTTTTGGCCCGATTTGAATGTGGGGGATTTTGAGAAGCGCCGCGGCATTCCTGCCCAGCTCGACAGTGAGGCGGTGGCGATGGCCTTGGTGGCCGCGATGAGCCAAATCAACATCGAACTGAGCACCGTCAAAGCGCACTACCAAGCGCGAGGCGTTGAAAAGGCCAGCTTATTGGAAAGGCTGCCAATGGTACTGGGCAAAAATAGCGTGGTGGTGCTGTATGAAAAAGCCGTGTTTGCCAGAGCCAAGTCGGCCATGGTCGCGGAGTTTGCCAGCTTAACCACCAAGGATGTGGGGGACCGCTTAGCCGAGAATGAGCGTGACATTACCGACCGTTTACTAGCGGAGAGTCAGCAACATATCCGAGCGTTAGTGGGTGAGCGTCGATGTGGGGTGGCCTTGTTATGACCGAGCCGCTTATCCAAGAACAAGCGGGGTACCTGCTGCAAGGGCTAAACCAGCACTTTAGCCGCACGATAGACCCACGTTTGCACCAGTATTGTGAATGTTGGATGGAAGACGTTGAACTCAAATTTGCCCCTAAAGACCAAGGGCTCGGGCGCGACATTGGCTGGATAGAATACACCGCGGTATTCAGTTTTGAGAATTTCCCATTCAAGCAGTGTCAGCCATCTGTGCTGATGGCCAACACCTTGGCTTGGCTGGGTGACCATGATGAGTTTCGCGAGCAGCACAACTTGAGTGATCCCAGCTTTGATATTGAGCCTGCAAGTGACGACACGGTGATCATGACCATTGAGGTGGTGATGACCGAGCCCTTGATGTTGGTTGAAGACGAGCAAGGGCCGATTATCTGGGATGGCAAGCGATGGAAAAACGCCCCGTATGAGATTTGGTGTGCAGAGCACATTGATGTGTTAAGCGGTCATAACCCGCCCAGCTCGGTGACGGCAGATGATAAAGATTAAGGTCGATAGCCACTCTCAGCGCACGGTAATAGATGCTATCCAGGCGATGACGCTGAGTAAAAGCCGCCGCAAACGCGTGCTCACGGCCGCGGCAAAAGCCTCGGTCAAAACGTCCCGACAGAACCAAAGGCAACAAAAAACGCCGTCTGGAAAACGTTGGCCATCCCGCGCTGACAAGAGCAAGAAAAAGATGCAAGTGCGTTTGGCCAAGTTTCTCACGGTCACGGCAAGCGATGACAGCGCCGCCACCCTCAGTTGGCGAAAGTCACGCAGCGCACGTGTGGCAGCCAAGCACCACTATGGCCACCGAGAGAGGCACACCCGAGCGGCAGCAATAAAGAGGTTAAGAAATGGCAACGCAAAAGCTCGCCAAAGCGCTTAAAGCTGAGGGGTTTAAGGTGTTCGCTCGACGGCTCAACCCGAATGCGCCCGCCGGAAAGCTGCGTAAGCCCACGCTGAAGTGGATACGTGAGCATCTTAGTAACGAACAAGCAGGGCTGATTTTACGCCAATTACGCGGCAAACCGACATCATCATGGGAAACCGTCTTGCCTGCTCGGCCGTTTGTCACGGTGGACCGAGAGCAAGCACGGGCCGCACTGAAAAAAGAGTTAACAAGGGGAAGATAACCAATGGCTTGGCCAATCATCAATGTAAATGCCTTAAACCAAATGCAAGGACCCGTGACGGAAGTCGAACGTCATTTCTTATTCCTTGGTTTAGGCACAAAGAACGCGGGCAAACTGGTGTCTGTGAATACACAATCGGACTTTCACGCCTTGTTTGGTGAAGGGGTATTAACCGATACCTTGCAAGCCGCCATGGTCAACGCCGGACAAAACTGGTCTGCTGCCGCTTATGTGCTGACCGCGCCAGAAGATTGGACGCAGGTGGTTAAAGAAGCGCAGAAGACCCAGAGTTTTGAAGCCGTGGTGCATACGGTCCCAACCACCGACCAAACCGCCATCACGGCGGCCCAATCGCTCTATCATGAGCTGATTGCCAAGTATGGCCGCTGGACTTTCTTCATGCTCAGCTTGCCTAGCATCGATGAGCAAAGCCAAACGTGGGCCGATTATGAAGCGCAAATGGTCGCGGTCCAGGACACGATCGCCGCCGATGGGGTGATGTTGGTTCCTGACTTGTTACCTGCGGCAATTGGCAAGCTGGCAGGGCGCCTATGTAATCGCGCCGTGTCGGTGGCCGATACGCCCATGCGGGTCAAAACGGGGGCCTTGGTTGGGGATGTAACTTTACCCGTTGACAGTGACGGTGTGGCGCTTTCCACCGCCACCTTGCAAACCCTTGAGCGCAACCGTTTATCGGTGTGCGCTTGGTTCCCAGATTACGACGGCATTTATTGGGCCGACGGTCGGATGCTGGATGTGGAAGGCGGGGATTTTCAAGTGGTTGAGAATCGCCGAGTGATTGACAAGATTGCCCGTCGCGTGCGGCTGATTGCCATTGCTGATATTGGTGACCGCTCATTTAACAGCACCCCAAGCAGCACCGCCAGGGCCAAATTGCGTTACACCCGCCCCATGCGAGAGATGGCCAAAAGCACCACCATTGGTCAAACCGTCATACCTGGCGAAATTGAAAGCCC
This window contains:
- a CDS encoding phage tail protein, yielding MTEPLIQEQAGYLLQGLNQHFSRTIDPRLHQYCECWMEDVELKFAPKDQGLGRDIGWIEYTAVFSFENFPFKQCQPSVLMANTLAWLGDHDEFREQHNLSDPSFDIEPASDDTVIMTIEVVMTEPLMLVEDEQGPIIWDGKRWKNAPYEIWCAEHIDVLSGHNPPSSVTADDKD
- the gpM gene encoding phage terminase small subunit, which encodes MVSPLAKLRQQALAKQHKQATPEKGKVANPNSLHLLLAELESDLKVLSGFNRTDEKINHKRDVLVPKYRQAVEEYLAGEEQFDNPLFTQMVIWLFDIEELDTAIQWCDIAIARGLDTPERFKRDFATFCADEVLSWSERMAEKGQSIEPYFSQVFEKVTNDWTINEKPTAKWLKFAGLHLLRNEKGKPHAASIGDIDTLQTSRALLQEAHEQYAAIGVGTMLDNIDQRIRALESGDNL
- a CDS encoding terminase large subunit domain-containing protein, yielding MAYTPETRHAARALYLKAWTPKEIASELGLNSTRILYHWADKYGWRDMLREQTIDESIARRIETLLELENPTKSQLDMLDRLIKHHVQLKKFNAQSQPVSENAPSADKETVKPPKSKSARSQPPQKSQPKKKSKKNNIAHLSEDHFTNWHSSLFEYQHTMRKNLHQRIRNILKSRQIGATYYFSGEALENAILTGDNQIFLSASRAQAEVFRSYIIAIAEEFLGVELTGNPIILSNGAELRFLSTNSKTAQSYHGHVYVDEYFWIPKFDELNKLASAMATHKNWRKTYFSTPSAKTHQAYPFWTGEQWRRGRETRANIEFPTFDDYRDGGRLCPDKQWRYVVTIEDAAAGGCELFDIDELRDEYSKDDFDNLFMCIFVDGASSVFKFSALEKAMVDISRWQDFKPNDESPFGRREVWLGYDPSRTRDNACLVVIAPPIVAVEKFRVLEKHYWKGLNFQYQAQQVSKVFERYNVSYLGIDTTGIGAGVYDLISKKHPRETVAIQYSNESKNRLVMKMIDVVEANRIQFDAEHKDIAMAFMAIKRAPTNSGNNMTFKAERSELTGHADAFWAISHACINEPLDHTEKRKSTWQM
- a CDS encoding head completion/stabilization protein; this encodes MFDGKPSPAYQDTDITNDGFWPDLNVGDFEKRRGIPAQLDSEAVAMALVAAMSQINIELSTVKAHYQARGVEKASLLERLPMVLGKNSVVVLYEKAVFARAKSAMVAEFASLTTKDVGDRLAENERDITDRLLAESQQHIRALVGERRCGVALL
- a CDS encoding phage virion morphogenesis protein, which produces MIKIKVDSHSQRTVIDAIQAMTLSKSRRKRVLTAAAKASVKTSRQNQRQQKTPSGKRWPSRADKSKKKMQVRLAKFLTVTASDDSAATLSWRKSRSARVAAKHHYGHRERHTRAAAIKRLRNGNAKARQSA
- a CDS encoding phage major capsid protein, P2 family; this translates as MLNAISTQYLEEYCQAVAQAGGVADASKQFNITPVMETKLRQAIIESDAFLNRISNILVDQIKGQVIDVGDGGLLTGRVKDGRFMASLDQSGNTYELVETDSGAHINWITMTIWANSGGKGQWMKLMNNAITRNFALDKLRIGFHGTSIAGENTDPEANPMGEDVNKGWLQLAKEKASAQVLSEAKLDSKGETEGAYRNLDSLVNDLINTTIHEVHQGDPDLVVLLGRNLVAAEQHRLLESAEVPTEHKAAQSLAKTVAGKTVYTPPFFPPDMVWVTNLANLQILTQKGTQWRKSRNEEDRKRFETSYLRMEGYAVGNYHKFAAIEKVTVVEAEQG
- a CDS encoding DUF2586 domain-containing protein, with translation MAWPIINVNALNQMQGPVTEVERHFLFLGLGTKNAGKLVSVNTQSDFHALFGEGVLTDTLQAAMVNAGQNWSAAAYVLTAPEDWTQVVKEAQKTQSFEAVVHTVPTTDQTAITAAQSLYHELIAKYGRWTFFMLSLPSIDEQSQTWADYEAQMVAVQDTIAADGVMLVPDLLPAAIGKLAGRLCNRAVSVADTPMRVKTGALVGDVTLPVDSDGVALSTATLQTLERNRLSVCAWFPDYDGIYWADGRMLDVEGGDFQVVENRRVIDKIARRVRLIAIADIGDRSFNSTPSSTARAKLRYTRPMREMAKSTTIGQTVIPGEIESPKDEAIAITWKNKNTVEIYMTATPLDCPKSISAGLMLDLSGPESA
- a CDS encoding phage portal protein; amino-acid sequence: MTQKTTETITQSTTKDESLIFSFGEPEIMNRDFTNYEYSELYYNDDGNYWEPPLDRAGLNKLTRANAYHGSILMARRNMIAGRYLQGGMQKQQMQSAVHDFLEFGDTAILKLRNYFGQVVGLWPIPSIYLRKRKNGDFAFLERDNKQKSYKKEDIIFIKQYDPVQQVYGGPDYLGCVQSALLSQDSTTFRRRYYKNGLHMGFIFYATDPNLSKEDEEDLKEKMASSRGVGNFRSMFVNIPNGNEKGIQLIPVGDIATKDEYEKIKNVTAQEVITGHRFPVELAAIIPNGGTRGDPIKFDYVYCKNEVIPACEMFMDAVNSDPEVPKSLHLVFNLENAAK
- a CDS encoding GPO family capsid scaffolding protein; the protein is MAKISDWKIVATEGPTVDGRKITREWLTQIAENYALSEFTALIWPEHRRFGGYGSNWGKVLEVKAEEVDGKMRLFAKLEPNQYLLEANKLGQKLFTSIEPNPDYKGQGKCYLMGLAVTDSPASSGVSLLQFSRQEGHTTQLSCSQLEAINLDECYSKTERFFALCNAFFNSGDEQPERAPDPEPEEEEVTEEQLKAALQEQFSIMKGELKDELKQEFNQQAPTSSEPQGQPEDDVQTLSLEQFSSELEKQLAPVTEQVKNLETQFAELKQEKPDQKPSEEGNGGESIVEVV